From Methylopila sp. M107, a single genomic window includes:
- a CDS encoding phage terminase small subunit P27 family, with amino-acid sequence MGRRGPKPEPASVKLAKGNSGRRPIGKEPATLIPEESKAVRPPVWLKAGKGLEVWNRLAPRIAAMKLLGAADAETFARYCRNFSRWLKMQERLDKVGEIYEIETASGKVRRADPSFLISDRLEKALIAAEANFGLNPAERQRIFAARAAAGASADLFSGASPAAAPTSPGAATPPDARGSAVGFLQ; translated from the coding sequence ATGGGTCGACGCGGGCCGAAGCCAGAGCCGGCGTCGGTCAAGCTGGCCAAGGGCAATTCGGGTCGTCGGCCGATCGGCAAGGAACCGGCGACGCTGATCCCGGAGGAATCGAAAGCCGTCCGGCCGCCGGTCTGGCTGAAAGCGGGCAAGGGGCTCGAGGTCTGGAACAGGCTCGCGCCGCGCATCGCCGCGATGAAGCTGCTCGGCGCGGCGGACGCCGAAACCTTCGCGCGCTACTGCCGGAACTTTTCAAGATGGCTGAAGATGCAGGAGCGCCTCGACAAGGTCGGCGAGATCTATGAGATCGAAACGGCCTCCGGGAAGGTGCGACGCGCTGATCCGTCCTTCCTCATCTCGGACCGCCTGGAGAAGGCACTCATCGCCGCCGAGGCGAACTTCGGCCTGAACCCGGCCGAGCGTCAGCGCATCTTCGCGGCGCGCGCCGCCGCCGGCGCGTCCGCCGATCTGTTCAGCGGCGCATCGCCTGCGGCCGCCCCAACGTCGCCGGGCGCCGCGACGCCGCCCGACGCCCGGGGCAGCGCGGTCGGCTTCCTGCAATAG
- a CDS encoding terminase TerL endonuclease subunit, translating into MPVQSGPAGRRRPATKRPAGVDLDATFDTRAGVWRVGDFWFDERAADKAVAFFPQHLCFTKGEWAGKPFALEPWQANDIVRPVFGWKRADGTRRYRRVYVWVPRKNGKTELAAGVALLLLLGDGELGGEVYSIASHEGQARLVFGQAVTMASKSETLSSDLVCLKSSVYCPALNASFRPLSGKAEGKHGFSASGLIGDEIHEWSGGDLYQFVHDSEDARRQPLEFLISTAGKKGTYGEEVWDECQKILEGVIEDPETLVVVYAASPDDDWTDERTWAKANPNLGVSKKLDTMRANARRARQLPRLENGFKNYHLNIWTEQAVRWLPIDAVDDAGRRFGWDHCAGPVGWKDLEARLRGKTCFGGLDLSSIMDLSSLVWFFPKQPGLEVPAMLARFWKPADYLKEHGKRDKLPYARWAEEGALAATPGNVVDYTFIQEQIYRDAETFRVARAGEQNLAQGEGGLAIDRWNATETAVRLQGEGLPIVLFGQGYASMSPAAKELERLVAANGFHHGGHPILRRHAQVVAVETDAAENIKPAKNKSTERIDGIVASCMAIGIAAKGEGEAAFDAESWIASYA; encoded by the coding sequence ATGCCGGTCCAGAGCGGGCCGGCCGGCCGTCGTCGCCCGGCGACGAAGCGCCCCGCCGGCGTCGATCTCGACGCGACCTTTGACACCCGCGCCGGCGTGTGGCGCGTCGGCGACTTCTGGTTCGACGAACGCGCGGCCGACAAGGCGGTGGCGTTCTTTCCACAGCACCTGTGCTTCACGAAAGGAGAGTGGGCGGGCAAGCCCTTTGCGCTCGAGCCCTGGCAGGCCAATGACATTGTCCGGCCGGTGTTCGGATGGAAACGGGCCGACGGCACGAGACGCTATCGCCGGGTCTACGTCTGGGTCCCGCGCAAGAACGGCAAGACCGAACTCGCGGCCGGCGTCGCGCTGCTGCTGCTGCTCGGCGACGGCGAGCTCGGCGGTGAGGTCTACTCGATCGCGAGCCATGAGGGTCAAGCGCGCCTGGTGTTCGGCCAGGCCGTCACCATGGCGTCGAAGTCCGAGACGCTATCGAGCGACCTCGTCTGCCTGAAATCGTCGGTCTACTGCCCCGCGCTCAACGCGTCGTTCAGGCCGCTGTCGGGAAAAGCGGAAGGCAAGCATGGTTTCTCGGCGTCGGGCCTCATCGGCGACGAGATCCACGAATGGTCGGGCGGCGACCTTTACCAGTTCGTCCACGACAGCGAGGACGCGCGGCGGCAGCCGCTTGAATTCCTGATCTCGACGGCGGGCAAGAAAGGCACCTACGGCGAAGAGGTCTGGGACGAGTGCCAGAAGATCCTCGAGGGCGTCATTGAGGACCCCGAGACGCTCGTCGTGGTCTACGCCGCGAGCCCCGACGACGACTGGACCGACGAAAGGACCTGGGCGAAGGCGAATCCGAACCTGGGCGTGTCGAAAAAGCTCGACACGATGCGCGCCAACGCCCGCCGCGCGCGACAGCTGCCGAGGCTGGAGAACGGGTTCAAGAACTATCACCTGAACATTTGGACCGAGCAGGCGGTCCGCTGGCTGCCGATCGATGCGGTCGACGACGCCGGCCGTCGCTTCGGTTGGGACCACTGCGCGGGGCCCGTCGGCTGGAAGGATCTGGAGGCGCGTCTACGCGGCAAGACGTGCTTCGGCGGGCTCGACCTGTCGTCGATCATGGACCTGTCGTCGCTGGTCTGGTTCTTTCCAAAACAGCCTGGCCTCGAAGTGCCGGCGATGCTGGCGCGGTTCTGGAAGCCTGCGGACTATCTGAAGGAACACGGAAAGCGCGACAAGCTGCCTTACGCCCGGTGGGCGGAGGAGGGCGCGCTCGCCGCGACGCCCGGCAACGTTGTCGACTACACGTTCATTCAGGAACAGATCTATCGCGACGCTGAGACCTTCCGGGTCGCGCGCGCCGGCGAACAGAATCTTGCGCAGGGCGAGGGCGGGTTAGCGATCGATCGTTGGAACGCGACCGAGACGGCGGTGCGCTTGCAGGGCGAGGGCCTTCCGATCGTGTTGTTCGGCCAGGGCTACGCCTCGATGTCGCCCGCCGCGAAAGAGCTTGAGCGTCTGGTGGCCGCCAACGGCTTCCACCATGGCGGACATCCTATCCTGAGACGGCACGCGCAGGTCGTCGCAGTCGAGACTGACGCCGCCGAGAACATCAAGCCGGCCAAGAACAAGTCGACGGAACGCATCGACGGCATAGTGGCGAGCTGCATGGCGATCGGCATCGCCGCCAAGGGCGAAGGGGAGGCGGCGTTCGATGCTGAATCTTGGATCGCGAGCTACGCATGA
- a CDS encoding phage portal protein translates to MSWLNRALGRLIAKDVERHRGRPASTEHADNFVTNQVTVAEVTDYRASQPTAAVGLSATWACIQLIAGTIASLPLMVYRTNGDGVRTVDKDHPLYFVLHDSPNYDQTAVDFWEVMAASIELYGNAYARIERRSTGELFALHPVRPDLVKVRRKGGGDLEYAWTENSRRVVKSGGQMLHIRGPLGDAMSGASTLSVCRSVFDDAIAAESAAGAMFYNGINPSGILSTPDNVRLTKEQRAELEQLLVEKYQGSIRQGRPMVLDNGLTWNQLSINPADAQMLESRKYSGEQICRLFGVPPGMVGFGDKASNWGTGKEVDVLWFQKFTLRKRLKRIEQSVIKQLVPLAERRALGLEIEFNLEGLLRGDTASRYEAYEKAIRMGIATRNECRALENRPPIDGGDVITVQMQDVPLAAAINGDRNGQEDGSGS, encoded by the coding sequence ATGAGTTGGCTTAACCGCGCGCTCGGTCGCCTTATCGCCAAGGATGTCGAGCGGCACCGCGGCCGTCCGGCGTCGACCGAGCACGCCGACAACTTCGTCACGAACCAAGTGACGGTCGCGGAGGTGACGGACTATCGCGCTTCCCAGCCGACCGCCGCCGTTGGTCTCTCGGCGACCTGGGCGTGTATCCAGTTGATCGCCGGCACGATCGCCTCGCTGCCGCTGATGGTCTACCGGACCAACGGCGACGGCGTCCGCACCGTCGACAAGGATCATCCGCTCTACTTCGTGCTGCATGACAGCCCGAATTACGATCAGACCGCCGTCGACTTCTGGGAGGTGATGGCGGCCAGCATCGAGCTTTACGGCAACGCTTACGCCCGTATCGAGCGGCGCTCGACCGGCGAATTGTTCGCGCTGCATCCGGTCCGACCCGACCTTGTGAAGGTCCGCCGCAAGGGCGGCGGCGATCTCGAATATGCCTGGACCGAAAACAGCCGGCGGGTTGTAAAAAGCGGCGGCCAGATGCTGCACATTCGCGGGCCTCTCGGCGACGCGATGTCGGGCGCATCGACGCTCTCGGTCTGCCGCAGCGTGTTCGACGACGCTATTGCGGCGGAGAGCGCCGCCGGCGCGATGTTTTACAACGGCATCAACCCAAGCGGCATTCTGTCGACGCCGGATAACGTGCGTCTGACCAAGGAACAGCGCGCGGAACTAGAGCAATTACTGGTCGAGAAATATCAGGGTTCAATCCGGCAGGGCCGGCCAATGGTGCTCGACAACGGGCTGACCTGGAACCAGCTGTCGATCAATCCTGCCGACGCGCAGATGCTGGAGAGCCGCAAGTATAGCGGCGAGCAGATCTGTCGCCTCTTCGGCGTCCCGCCCGGCATGGTCGGCTTCGGCGACAAGGCGTCGAACTGGGGCACCGGCAAGGAAGTCGACGTTCTGTGGTTCCAGAAGTTCACACTCCGCAAGCGCCTGAAGCGGATCGAGCAGTCGGTGATCAAGCAGCTTGTCCCGCTGGCGGAGCGTCGCGCTCTTGGGCTGGAGATCGAGTTCAACCTTGAGGGCCTGCTCCGCGGCGACACAGCGAGCCGGTACGAGGCTTACGAGAAAGCCATCCGGATGGGCATCGCCACCCGAAACGAGTGCCGCGCGCTCGAGAACCGGCCACCGATCGACGGCGGCGACGTGATCACGGTGCAGATGCAGGACGTTCCGCTCGCCGCCGCCATCAACGGAGATCGCAATGGACAAGAAGACGGCTCCGGTTCTTGA
- a CDS encoding HK97 family phage prohead protease, protein MDKKTAPVLEIKALKDNGEFEGYGSTFGGEPDAYGDVIAAGAYRESLSAHKAKGTMPKLFWQHNANEPIGKWLDAKEDDRGLLMRGKLNMDVQRGREAHALLKAKDIDGLSIGYRIKEYSVDTESGVWTLERLDLVEVSIVSVGANESSVVQSVKAAKAAHDLMERLKAGDRLERREFEALLKGTFSFSNSEAERAARLHLKGQGEPADAADDGVEFLRALTGR, encoded by the coding sequence ATGGACAAGAAGACGGCTCCGGTTCTTGAGATCAAGGCTCTCAAGGACAACGGCGAGTTCGAGGGCTACGGCTCGACCTTCGGCGGCGAGCCGGACGCCTATGGCGACGTCATCGCGGCCGGCGCCTACAGGGAGAGCCTGAGCGCCCACAAGGCCAAGGGCACGATGCCGAAGCTGTTCTGGCAGCACAACGCGAACGAGCCGATCGGCAAGTGGCTGGACGCCAAGGAAGACGACCGCGGTCTGCTGATGCGCGGCAAGCTGAACATGGATGTCCAGCGGGGCCGCGAGGCGCATGCGCTGCTGAAGGCGAAGGACATCGACGGCCTGTCGATCGGCTACCGGATCAAGGAATACAGCGTCGACACCGAGTCTGGCGTCTGGACCCTCGAGCGGCTCGACCTGGTCGAGGTCAGCATCGTTTCGGTCGGCGCCAATGAGAGCTCGGTCGTTCAGAGCGTTAAGGCCGCCAAGGCCGCGCATGACCTGATGGAACGCCTGAAGGCCGGGGACCGGCTGGAGCGGCGCGAGTTCGAAGCACTGCTGAAAGGGACTTTCAGCTTTTCGAATTCGGAGGCGGAGCGCGCCGCGCGTCTCCACTTGAAAGGGCAGGGGGAGCCTGCCGACGCGGCGGATGACGGCGTGGAATTTCTCCGCGCCCTGACGGGCCGATAA
- a CDS encoding phage major capsid protein, which yields MLRNHVIVGGSFALLASMPFGPRICFDTPDRSGGGGKSAAELAAEVKRDFETKHDAVKEIAEKALAEAAKGTPLATTAKELADQAITGMNEAKARLDEMEQKLARGGGDADVPRTAGERFVEDEQFKAFAGQTRPRGRVLVEVKDITSLTTDAAGSAGALIQSDRRGLQVELPQRRLTVRSLLLPGETASSSIEYEQEKLFTNNAAPVAEGALKPQSELQFEDKIANVRTIAHWMRTSVQILADAPGLRSIIDQRLRYGLALAEESQLLNGSGTGQNLTGLVTSATAYSAPGGLVAVSQVDIIRLMILQAALAEYPPNGIVMNPIDWASIEMLKDGDGRYLIGNPQGTLSPTLWSLPVVPTQAMGVDKALVGAFNLAAQIFDRQDATVDVSTEDQDNFVKNKVTIRAEERIALAIYRPQAIVYGDLGRVA from the coding sequence ATGCTTCGCAACCACGTGATCGTGGGCGGCAGCTTCGCGCTGCTCGCCTCCATGCCGTTCGGCCCGCGCATCTGCTTCGACACGCCCGACCGCTCCGGCGGCGGCGGCAAGTCGGCGGCCGAGCTCGCCGCCGAGGTCAAGCGCGACTTCGAAACCAAGCACGACGCGGTGAAGGAGATCGCCGAGAAGGCGCTCGCCGAGGCCGCGAAGGGCACGCCGCTGGCGACGACCGCCAAGGAACTTGCCGACCAGGCGATCACCGGCATGAACGAAGCCAAGGCCCGTCTCGACGAGATGGAGCAGAAGCTCGCCCGTGGCGGCGGCGACGCCGACGTGCCCCGCACCGCCGGCGAGCGCTTCGTCGAGGACGAGCAGTTCAAGGCGTTTGCCGGCCAGACCCGTCCGCGTGGCCGAGTGCTGGTCGAGGTGAAGGACATCACTTCGCTGACCACGGACGCCGCCGGCTCCGCCGGCGCGCTGATTCAGTCGGATCGTCGCGGTCTCCAGGTCGAACTGCCGCAGCGTCGTCTGACCGTTCGCTCGCTGCTCCTTCCCGGCGAGACCGCCTCCAGCTCGATCGAGTACGAACAGGAGAAGCTGTTCACGAACAATGCGGCCCCGGTCGCCGAAGGCGCTCTCAAGCCGCAGTCTGAACTGCAGTTCGAGGACAAGATCGCCAACGTCCGGACCATCGCGCACTGGATGCGGACCTCGGTCCAGATCCTCGCCGATGCGCCGGGCCTTCGGTCGATCATCGACCAGCGCCTGCGCTATGGCTTGGCGCTCGCCGAGGAAAGCCAGTTGCTGAACGGGTCCGGCACCGGCCAGAACCTGACCGGTCTGGTGACCTCGGCCACGGCTTATTCGGCTCCCGGCGGCCTTGTGGCTGTCTCGCAGGTCGACATCATCCGCCTGATGATCCTGCAGGCGGCGCTCGCCGAGTATCCGCCGAACGGGATCGTCATGAACCCGATCGACTGGGCCTCGATCGAGATGCTGAAGGACGGCGACGGCCGCTATCTCATCGGCAATCCGCAGGGAACGCTGTCTCCGACCCTTTGGAGCCTGCCGGTCGTCCCGACGCAGGCGATGGGCGTCGACAAGGCGCTGGTCGGCGCCTTCAACCTGGCGGCCCAGATCTTCGATCGTCAGGACGCCACGGTCGACGTCTCGACCGAGGATCAGGACAACTTCGTGAAGAACAAGGTCACGATCCGCGCCGAAGAGCGGATCGCGCTGGCGATCTATCGCCCGCAGGCGATCGTCTACGGCGACCTTGGCCGCGTCGCCTGA
- a CDS encoding phage tail terminator-like protein — MAHPSVITAVTSRLETYWNRSPIFAPNVEGDAPEDGSPFVKLQFPASDKARPILNRRFYREEGGVRIVIAVEIGEGIAKASAWAEELATLFRDRKFSGVQTFVPGDIYVGDENDSGNYFITALVVPYAFNFAG; from the coding sequence ATGGCGCACCCGAGCGTGATCACGGCGGTGACGTCGCGGCTGGAGACCTATTGGAACAGGTCGCCGATCTTCGCGCCGAACGTCGAGGGCGACGCGCCCGAGGACGGCTCGCCGTTCGTGAAGCTTCAATTTCCTGCTTCCGACAAGGCGCGACCGATCCTGAACCGCCGGTTTTATCGCGAGGAAGGCGGCGTCCGGATCGTGATCGCGGTCGAGATCGGTGAGGGCATCGCGAAGGCGAGCGCCTGGGCCGAAGAACTCGCGACCCTGTTCCGCGACAGGAAGTTTTCCGGCGTCCAGACCTTTGTTCCCGGCGACATCTACGTCGGCGATGAGAACGACAGCGGCAACTACTTCATCACCGCGCTGGTCGTGCCTTACGCGTTCAACTTTGCAGGCTGA
- a CDS encoding phage tail tube protein, translated as MSGDIVTATDARIYIGPVVLPAVDTASEFAALTYTEIDMVEDLGEFGDEQNIVTGTTLKDGRVRKAKGAADTGTLALRCFHDPLDTGQAALIAASKTKKNYAFKIVLPDAPDSSYSSTTIYFRALVASRRLNVGQNDNLIRRAYSLAINSDLAEALAALITP; from the coding sequence ATGAGCGGCGATATCGTCACTGCGACCGACGCCCGCATCTACATCGGGCCGGTCGTGCTTCCCGCCGTCGACACCGCGTCGGAATTCGCGGCGCTGACCTATACCGAGATCGACATGGTCGAGGATCTCGGCGAGTTCGGCGACGAGCAGAACATCGTCACCGGCACCACCCTGAAGGACGGCCGCGTCCGCAAGGCGAAGGGCGCGGCCGACACCGGCACTCTGGCGCTGCGATGCTTCCATGACCCGCTCGATACGGGCCAGGCAGCGCTAATTGCGGCGTCGAAGACGAAGAAAAACTACGCGTTCAAGATCGTGCTGCCGGACGCGCCGGACAGCAGCTACTCGTCGACCACGATCTACTTCCGCGCGCTCGTCGCCTCTCGCCGTCTGAACGTCGGCCAGAACGACAACCTGATCCGTCGCGCCTACTCACTCGCGATCAATTCTGATCTCGCGGAGGCGCTGGCGGCCCTGATTACCCCGTAA